A region of the Ornithinimicrobium ciconiae genome:
AGGTCGCCAGCGCCGGATCGTTGTCTCCCTCGACATACAGGGTCGCGCTGGCCAGCCCTCGGTTGCGCAGGTGGTGCAGCCCGATCAGGGTCGTCACCGTGCCCAGTCCACGCCCCTGGTATGCCGGGTCGACCCCGACCACGTAGACCTCACCGGAGGTGGGGACGCTGTGGCCCGGCTCAGCCGGCTCCACCTTGGTCCAGTGGAAGGCGGCCAGGTCCTCGCCGTGCTCGACCAGCAGGAAGCCGTGCGGGTCGAACCAGGGCTCCTGGGTGCGCTCGTGGACGTCGGCCAGGCTCATCCGGCCCTGCTCGGGGTGCTGGGCAAAGGCGCGGGCGTTGACGCGCAGCCAGCGCTGCTCGTCACGCCCCAGCTCAAAGGAGCGGACGGTGAACCCATCGGGGAGGGAGACCTCCGGGAGTTCGGACCACTCGCCGCGCAGCGGCCGGGTCATCTGCCACAGGGTGCGCACCGGCTCCAGCCCGAGGCTGCCGAACAGGTTCTTGGCGGCCGGCAGGTCACCGTGGGCCCAGAAGCGCACGTCCGGCCAGCTCGCCAGCACCCGCTCGGCCAGGATCCGGCCGAGGCCCTGGTGGCGGTGATCTGGGTCGACCACGATCTCGGCTGCGGGCGGGTCGGAGAGCTCGACGTGGGCGTAGGCGATGGCTCCCGGTCGGGGGGAGTCCGGGTTGTCCTCGACGACGAGGTGGTGGGTGGGGCTGTCCCCGGGCGGAGAGTCGGGCAGGCGGCGCACGTCGAGCACCGTCTGCTCGGACAGGGGCCGCACGCCGTCGTGCGTGGCGGCTCGCACCGCCATGGCCAGCACGTCCGCGGACTGTGCGGGCTCGAGGTGGGTGTCAGTCGCCTTCGGCTGCATCCGGCTATTCCATCACGCCGTGTTCCGGCGTGGTCCGGGACGGTCCGGCAAAGCGGTAACCGACATTGCGGATCGTGCCGATCAGGGACTCCCGCTCACTGCCCAACTTGGCCCGCAGCCGACGGATGTGGACATCCACCGTCCGGGGGCCGCCGTAGTAGTCGGTGCCCCACACCTCGTGCAGCAACTGCTCCCGGGTGAGGACGCGCCCCGGGTGACGGACCAGGAACCTCAGCAGCTCAAACTCCTTGAAGGTCAGGTCCAGAGGCTCCCCGCCGGCCCGAACGGTCCAGCTGGACTCGTCGACCACGACGTCCGCCACCCGGATCGGACTGGCCTCCTGCTCGGCGTCACTGCTCGTCCGGGCCGCAGCGGCCTGGGACAGGCAGCGGCGCAGTCGAGCCGCCAGCTCCGCCGGTCCGCTGCCGGTGAGCACGAAGTCGCTGATCGGCCACTGCTCGTCGAGCGCCACGAGGCCACCAGCGTCAAAGATCGCGACCACCGCACCGCAGACCTGCATCGTGGACAGGGTGCGGACCAGGGCGCGGGCCTGCACGAGTGAGCTGGTGGCGTCGACCAGGACCAGGTCGACCGGAGGGCCGGAGAGCAACGCACCCGGATCCAGGTCCAGGGTGCGCAGCCGGTGGGGGAGCAGCTCCAAGGAGGGCAGCAGGCGGGAGGACGCGTCCGGGGCGCCACCGGGGGTGAGCAGAGCCAACTCGGCCACGGTGCAACGATAGACGCTGTCAGCCTGCCCGGGCTCCACACGGGTCAGATGGCACCATTGCCTCTGTGCGCCGCAGTCGAGCCCTGGTGCCGCCCTCCGTCGAGGTCGCGGCCATCTCGTGCTGCGCCGCCCTGGTGGTGGCGCTGGCAGCGATGGCCGGCCCCACCACACTGGCGCTGGCACTCTGGCTCATCGGAGCCGTCCTCGCGTGGGGATGGGCCGGCATGCTGGCCCTCCCCGCACCCCGGGGCACGTCAGCGGTCCTGCTCGGCGGCGCGCTCGCCGTGGTGCTCAGCGCTGTGCTGGACACCTCGCGCCCCGGTCTGGCCTGGGTGCCGGCCGCGTTGGCGATCTCACTGATCGGCGCGTTCCTGCACCAGTTGCTGCGGGTGGACGGTCGCCCCCGGATCGTGGAGTCGGTCAGCTCGGTCGTGCTCGGCCTGGGCCTGATTACCTGCGGTGTCCTGCTCGTGCCGCTGGCCCACACCGAGCTGGGGGCCGGGCTGGTCGCCGCCACGGTCGCCGGGGCAGCGGCCAGCGCGCTCACCGACACCCTGGGCCGGTGGGAGGCACTGCGCCCCTGGCTGGTCCCGCTCGCCCTGCTCTCCGGGGGAGCCGCCGCGGTCCTGGTCGCCTCCGCGGCCGGGGACCCGTGGCGTGCACTGCTGCTCGCCGGGGTCGTCGCCGGTGCCGCGAGCCATGCGCTGCGCAGCGTGCTGTGCACCCTGCCGACCATGGCGCACGCCCGTCCGCGCCTGGTGATGGCCGTGACGGCGCTGCTGGTGGCCGGTCCGGTCGCCTACGGGGTCGGCTGGGCACTGCTCCCCGCGACCGGGCTCTCCTGACCCTCGCCTGACCGGCGTCGCAGCTGATCTCGCGCAGCGCTGTCCGGGCCTGACTCCTCCGGCAGAGCTTCTCCGGCAGAGCGCGAGGCCGGAGCCGGCACGGCATACGATGAGGTCGTGGCTTTTGAACTGGACCCCAACATGCCCTCCGAGCTCGCCCCGCTGGCGTGGCTGATCGGCCGGTGGGAGGGGGCTGGTGTGGTCGGCTATCCCACCATCGAGTCGCGCAACTTCGGTCAGGAGCTCGTGGTCAGCCACGACGGTCGGCCGTTCCTGCGGTGGGAGTCCCAGACGTGGATCCTGGACGACGACGGCAACAAGGTGCGCCCGGGCGCCACCGAGCTGGGATTCTGGCGGCCGCTGCCCGACGGTGAGGTCGAGCTGCTGCTCACCCACCCCACCGGCATCGTGGAGATGTATTTCGGCAACTCCAGCCCGGCCAAGATCGAGGTGCGCACCGACAGCGTGGTGCGCAGCCCGCACGCCAAGGAGTACTCCGCGGCACACCGTCTCTATGGGCTCGTGAACTCCAACCTGATGTGGGTGATGGACATGGCGGCGATGGGCCAGCCCCTCACCAGTCACCTGTCCGCCGAGCTCAAGCGGGTCGGCTGAGCGCTCGCTCGCCGGGCCCGGCTCAGCCGCCGAAGCCCTCCTGCGGAGAGACCTCGTCGCGGTAGTCCTCCATGGTGTCCGTCTGCAGGTGCTCACGCAGCACCTCGAACTGCGCCTCGTGCGGGATCACGATCGAGCCGGCCAGGGAGTCCGAGCCGATGCCGCTCCACGGGGCGGTCACGAAGTGGATGTCGTCGCCGCGCAGGTTGCGCAGGTTCCACCCCAGATCGCGCATGGTGCTGACCTGCAGGTCCTCATCGACCGTGAGGTTCTCGGTCGCCGCGTCCACCACGTTGGCCAACCGGGAGGGGTTGGTGAAGGTGTCGCGGGTGAGGACCTTGAGCATGACCGCCTTGATGAACTCCTGCTGGCGCTCGCCGCGGGAGATGTCGCCCTGGCTCAGGGCATAGCGCTCACGCACGAAACGCAGGCCGGTCTCGCCGTCCATGTGCCGGACGCCGATGTCGAAGCCTGGGCTGGCCTGGGTGACGTTGACGTCGACGCCGCCCACCGCGTCGGTCAGTGACTTGAAGCTCTCGAAGTCCGTGATGACGACATGGTCTACGGGCACGCCGATGAGCGGTTGCAGGGTCTCGACCAGCAGGGGCGGTCCGCCGAAGGCGTAGGAGGCGTTGAGCTTGTTCTTGCGCTCGGACCCGGGGATCTGCACGAACAGGTCGCGGGGGAAGTGGATCAGGTCGACCCGGTCGCGCTCGTCCGAGACGTGCATCAGCACCATGACGTCCGAGCGGCCCCGGTCGCTGTCGATGTCCCGGCTGTCCGAGCCGATGACCAGGATGTTGAGCGCATCACCTGCTGATGCCGGCTTCTCCGGCGGCGCCGGGGTGACCAGAGAGTCCTCGCCCGGGTAGGGAGACTCCGGGAGCAGCTGGGCATGCGTGATGTTGCTGCTCACGCGCCAGTTGAGGAAGGCAAGGTAGCCAGCCACCGCCCCCACGGCCAACAGGGCCACCGTCACCAGCGAGACGACCGCGATGCGCAGCCCACGTCGCGTGCGACGTGGGCGCACCGGCGTCTCGTCCTCGGTGCCGGCCCCGTCGAAGATGTCATCATCCGCGCGAGAGTCCGGTAGGTCTCCCTCGTTGCTGCCTGCCATGGCGCCGATTCTATGCACCGCACCTGGGGGGATACCGTGAAGAGGTGACCCACGTGACCAGCTCGCCCACCAGCGCCGCCGACAAGCCCGAGGACCTCACCCCTCAGGGGCCCCCGCCCGCCCCGCCCAGCCCCCTGCTGCAGCGGTCTGGCGCCGTCGCGTCGAGCGGCCTCGACGCGGGAGTCGCGGCACACTACGGCGACCCCCACCGCGAGCAGCGGTTGCTGGCCGAGGGGCTCGCGGTCGTCGACCTCTCCCACCGGGCGGTGCTGACGGTGACCGGTCCGGACCGTCTGAGCTGGCTGCACTCGCTGACCAGCCAGGCGCTGACCGACCTGGCGCCGCGCACCTCGACCGAGACGCTGGTCCTCTCACCCAAGGGCCACATCGAGCACGCTCTCCACGTCGTCGACGACGGCGAGACGACCTGGCTGATTACCGACGCTGCCACGGCTCCGGCTGCCCAGAGCTGGCTGGACTCCATGCGGTTCATGCTCCGGGTCGAGGTGGCGGACCGCACAGCGGACTTCGCGGTCGTCGGGGAGTCGGTCGCACGGGAGTCGGTCGAGGGCGAGCCGCTGGCCTGGGTGGACCACTGGCCGGGGCCGATCGGGGACACCGCGCTCTACGGACCCAGCGAGGACCACCCCGGCGCCGACCGGCCCTGGCGCGAGGTCCTGATCCCGCGCGCTGACCTGTCGGCATACGTCGGCGAGCGCCCCCTGTCGGGGATCTGGGCCGCCGAGGCGCTGCGGGTGGCGGCCTGGCGTCCTCGCGCCGGAGCTGAGACCGATCACCGCACGATCGCCCACGAGCTGGACTGGTTGCGCACGGCGGTGCACCTGCACAAGGGGTGCTACCGCGGCCAGGAGACCATCGCCCGGGTGCACAATCTGGGCCGGCCCCCGCGCCGCCTGGTCTTCCTGCACCTGGACGGCTCCGGTCACACGCTGCCCGAGCCCGGTGACGAGCTGGCGCACGGGGACAAGGTCGTGGGGCGGGTCACCTCCGTGGCGCGGCACTACGAGGAGGGTCCGATCGCGCTCGGTGTCATCAAGCGCAACACCGATGCTGCAGCGGTGCTGGTCTCGGGTCCGACGAGCGCAGCGCAGACCGTCATCGTCGAGCGCTAACCCGGGACAGGTCAGTGGGCCTGGAGGCGCGCAGTGTGACGAGGATCGCACCCCACCTGCGCTAACTCAGTTTGCATTGTGCTTGCAGTTGCAAGCATAATGGAGTCATGAGCCGCCTACCAGTGCCTGACCTGGGTGCCTACCTGCGTGAGCAGCGTGAGGCCGCCCAGATGTCCGTGCGCCAGGTGGCCAAGGCAGCCGGCATCAGCAACCCCTACCTCAGCCAGATCGAGCGGGGTCTGCGGAGGCCAAGCGCCGAGATCCTGCAGCAGCTCGCCAAGGGCCTGCGGATCTCTGCAGAGCAGTTGTATGTGCGTGCCGGCATCCTGGACGACCGCGCTGCTGGGCCACCGGTGCAGCAGCCCTACGACGTGACCGTGGCGATCCTCGCCGACGAGCGTCTGAACGACCGGCAACGGCGAGCCCTGCTCGATGTGTACCGATCTTTTGTCGGCGACGGGGCCGACGAGTCCGACGAGTCCGACGGTGCCGACACCTCTGAGCAGCCGGCCGCCCCGGCGCAAGCCTGAACACCACGACCTGAAGGAGCAGAAATGCCCACCATCAAGAACATCAAGAACGACACCGCCAAGGTTGTCGACAGCGTCACCGACGAGGCCAGCAAGCAGACCGCCGTGGTCCGCGCCGAGGCGACCCGCGTGGCCACCGACCCGACTCCGCTGTATGCCGCTGTCGGCCTGACCGACTCCGTCGTCGAGCGTGCCCGTGAGACCGTCACCGAGACCGTCGCCAAGGCCAACAAGGTCGGCCGGGCGCTGGCCCCCAAGAACGTCAGCAAGACCGTTGCGGTCAAGGCCGGCGAGGTCAGCAAGAAGGCCGAGGCCCTGCCGGGCAAGGCAGTCAGCGACGTGACCGAGGGCCTGGGCAAGGTCCAGGACGCCTACCAGGGTCTGGCCAAGCGTGGCGAGGACCTCGTTGGCCGGGTCAAGGGCCAACAGGCCACCAAGGACCTGGGCAAGCAGGTCAGCACCGTCGTTGACCAGGGCAAGCAGCTGCTGGGCACCGCGTCCAAGGGCGTCACCGACACCCGCAGCGCCGCCAAGGCGACCGTGACCAAGGGCCGCCGCCAGGCCGCCGACGTCGTCGCCGACGCCGTTGCTGGTGAGGACGTCACGGTGTCCACCAAGCCCGCCACCAAGAAGCCGGCCGCCAGGAAGCCCGCTGCGAGCCGCAAGGCCGCCACCACGTCGGCCCCGAAGGCTGCGGCGACCAAGTCCACGACGACGAAGGCTGCGAGCAAGCCGGCCACCAAGGCTGCCGCGACCAAGTCCACGACGACGAAGGCTGCGAGCAAGCCGGCCACCAAGGCTGCGGCGACTCAGTCCACGACGGCCAAGTCCACGACGACGAAGGCTGCGACGACGAAGGCTGCAACGACGAAGGCTGCGAGCAAGCCGGCCACCAAGGCTGCCGCGACCAAGTCCACGACGGCCAAGGCTGCCAGCAAGCCGGCCTCCACGTCCACGGCCACCAAGTCCACCGACACCACGGCCACGAGCACCCCGGCCGCCAAGGCTGCGGCGGACAAGAGCACCACCACGACGGCGGCCGCCAAGCGCACCGCCACCACGGCGCGCAACGCTGCGACCAAGACCGTCGAGTCCACCCAGGATGTCGTGGCCGAGACCGCGAAGACCACCGAGAAGGTCGTCGACGCCGCCACCGCCACTGCCTCCAAGGTCGGCAACTGATCAACCCCGCTCGGTCCGACTGACCGAGCACGATGACCACTGCGGTGGGGACTAGGCTTCACGCCGTGACCCCACCGCAGTCGTCGTCTGAGCCCCCTTTGCACACCGCCCCCGTCGTGGCCCAGGTGGACCGCAGCGGCTTCCTTGAGTCGGTGCACCACGGGATCATCGCCACGGTCGCTCCGGGAGGAGAGCTCACCCACGCGGTGGGCCCGGTGGACAGCCCGATCTTCCCCCGGTCCTCCAACAAGCCGTTGCAGACGCTGGCGATGCTGCGGCACGGACTGGACCTGCCCGGCCCGCTGCTCGCGCTCGCCAGCGCCAGCCACAACGGTGAGGTCTTTCACCTCGACGGCGTCCGGGAGATCCTGGCGTCGGCAGGACTCACCGAAGAGGCCCTGCAGAACACCCCTGACCGCCCCATCTATGAGCCTGAGCGAGAGCGCTGGATCGCCGCGGGGCAGGGGCCCGTCTCCCTGGCCCAGAACTGCTCAGGCAAGCACGCGGCGATGCTGGCCACCTGCGTCGTCAACGGCTGGGACACCACGACCTACCGCGACCCGGAGCACCCGCTCCAGCGGGCCATGGCGCAGACCCTGGCCGAGCTCAGCGGGGAGGACGTGGCCGCCACCGGCATCGATGGCTGCGGTGCCCCGGTGCTCGCGATCAGCACCGCCGGCCTTGCGAGGGCTTTTGGACGGCTGGCCGCCGCGGCACCGGACACCCCAGAGGGCCGGGTGGCTCGTGCGATCCGCCAGCACCCGGAGTTCCTTGGCGGGACCGGCCGGGATGTCACCGACCTGATCCGGGCGGTGCCCGGGCTGATCGCCAAGGACGGTGCCGAGGCGGTCTATGCCATCGGCCTGTCCGACGGGACCGGGATCGCCCTGAAGATCACCGACGGCAACCAGCGGGCCCGCACGGTCGTCGCTGCGGAGGCGCTGCGCGCCGTGGGCGTCACCGAGGACCTCTCCGCCCTGGACGCTGACCCGGTCCTGGGTCACGGCGCGCCGGTCGGCACCATCAGCGCGCTGCCCCTCGGGCGCTGACCCCGCATGCGTGCCGTCCTGCAGCGGGTGACCCGCGCCAGCGTGACCGTCGAGGGCCGGGTCGTCGGAGCGATCGACCGTCCCGGTCTGCTCGCGCTGGTCGCCGCCACTCACGACGACGGCCCCGAGGACGTGGAGCGGATGGCCCGCAAAATCGCTGAGCTGCGGATCCTGCCCGACGAGGCCTCAGTCTCCGACCTCGGGGCTCCCGTGCTCCTCGTCAGCCAGTTCACGCTCTATGGCGACACCCGCAAGGGCCGCCGTCCCGGCTGGTCCCACGCGGCGCCCGGACCAGTGGCCGAGCCACTGGTGGCAGCCGTGGCTGAGGACCTGCGCTCGCGCGGCATCGACGTGGCGACAGGCGTGTTCGGCGCACAGATGCAGGTGGAACTCGTCAACGACGGGCCGTTCACCATCCTCGTCGACACCTGACCGGCGCCCCGGCCAGCACTAGCCCACCGGCCAACACCAGCCCACCGCCCGGCGAACCGTAGGCTGGACTCATGCCGACCTTCCTCGACGTCCAGCAGTGGGTGGGGCTTGCGCTGGGTGCCCTGGCCCTCGGCATCCAGGTGTGGGCGCTGGTCGACGCGCTGCTGACCCGCGCGGACGCCTTTGTCGCCACCGGCAAGCGGACCAAGGGCTTCTGGGTGGCCGTCGCAGGCGTCGCCTCGGCGATCGGCCTGGTGCACCTGCGGCAGCCGTTCGGCTTGTTCAACCTGATCGCCATCGTCGCGGCAGCCGTCTATCTGACCGACGTGCGGCCAGCGGTCGCCCAGATCCGGGGTCGTGGCCGGGGTGGGACGACCCGCGGGCCATGGTGACCGCGGCACGCACCTCGCGGATGTCCGGTCCCACCGGTGAGCTGGAGATCCTCACCGCCGGGCGTGGGCAACCGCACACGGTCCTGGCCCACGGCCTGGCAGGGTCGATCCCCACCACCCGCCCCTACGCCACCGCGGTCCCCGGTGCCCGCACGTTCCTGCACTTTCGCGGCCACGGCAACTCAGCCAGCCCGGACGGGCCCTGGGAGTATGCCGGCCTCGCCGCCGAGCTCTGGGCCGTGGCCGACCACGTGGGTGCCAGCCAGGCACTGGGCATCAGCATGGGTGCTGGTGCCCTCTGCGCCGGACTGGTCAGCGACCCCGACCGGTTTGACCGCCTGGTCCTGGTCCTGCCGGCAGCGATCGACCGGCCCCGGGACGACACCGCGATGCGTCGCCTCGGCGCGTTGGCGGACCTGGTGGACAGCAGGGACCAGGACGCGGTGGCCGCGCACCTGCTCGGCTCCGAGCCCGCATCCGTGCGGGCCGAGCCCGCGGTCCAGCAGTGGGCACGCGGCCAGGCGGCTCGACTGGTCGGCACCGACGTCGCCCGGGCGCTGCGCACCTTGCCGGCCCTCGCCCCGCTGCCCGACCGGGCGATGCTTGCCCACGTCACCGCGCCCGTGCTGCTCCTTGCCCAGCAGGGCGACCCCACCCACCCCGAGTCCGTGGCGCGCGAGCTGGCCGAGGTGCTGCCCGGTGCGATTCTGCAGGTGCTGCCCCCGGGTGGCATCATGTGGGAGCACCGCTCCCGCGTCCGTGACCTGGTGGGTGCGTTCCTGACACCTGCCAGCACGACACGACAACCGACGCCGGGGGAGAGCGCCTGATGAGCGATCACGAGACCACGACACAGCACCTCGACACCCCCGAGGAGCTCGCCGAGGCCGCGAGCGCCCAGGCCACGGAGGCGACGCCGACCGCCTATCACGACCGCACCCAGGACGTCTTCGAGATCGAACGACCCTGGGGCAGCTTCCAGCAGTTCGCCACCAACGAGACGGTGACCGTCAAGACCGTCACGATCCAGCCCGGGCAGCGACTGTCCCTGCAGTTCCACGGCGAGCGCAACGAGATGTGGCAGGTGCTGGACCACCCCGTCGACATCACGCTGGGTGAGCGCACCTGGTCGGCCCAGCCCGGCGAACTGGTATGGGTGCCCGTGGGCACGATGCACCGCATGGGCAACTCCGGTGACCAGCCCGCCAGGGTGCTGGAACTCGCCTTCGGCGACTTCGACGAGGGTGACATCACCCGCGTCGAGGACGACTACCGCCGCACCTGAGACGACCCGCGGCTACGGCCGGGGTGCCACGGCCGCCCAGGC
Encoded here:
- a CDS encoding asparaginase, translated to MTPPQSSSEPPLHTAPVVAQVDRSGFLESVHHGIIATVAPGGELTHAVGPVDSPIFPRSSNKPLQTLAMLRHGLDLPGPLLALASASHNGEVFHLDGVREILASAGLTEEALQNTPDRPIYEPERERWIAAGQGPVSLAQNCSGKHAAMLATCVVNGWDTTTYRDPEHPLQRAMAQTLAELSGEDVAATGIDGCGAPVLAISTAGLARAFGRLAAAAPDTPEGRVARAIRQHPEFLGGTGRDVTDLIRAVPGLIAKDGAEAVYAIGLSDGTGIALKITDGNQRARTVVAAEALRAVGVTEDLSALDADPVLGHGAPVGTISALPLGR
- a CDS encoding winged helix family transcriptional regulator codes for the protein MAELALLTPGGAPDASSRLLPSLELLPHRLRTLDLDPGALLSGPPVDLVLVDATSSLVQARALVRTLSTMQVCGAVVAIFDAGGLVALDEQWPISDFVLTGSGPAELAARLRRCLSQAAAARTSSDAEQEASPIRVADVVVDESSWTVRAGGEPLDLTFKEFELLRFLVRHPGRVLTREQLLHEVWGTDYYGGPRTVDVHIRRLRAKLGSERESLIGTIRNVGYRFAGPSRTTPEHGVME
- a CDS encoding phosphomannose isomerase type II C-terminal cupin domain: MSDHETTTQHLDTPEELAEAASAQATEATPTAYHDRTQDVFEIERPWGSFQQFATNETVTVKTVTIQPGQRLSLQFHGERNEMWQVLDHPVDITLGERTWSAQPGELVWVPVGTMHRMGNSGDQPARVLELAFGDFDEGDITRVEDDYRRT
- a CDS encoding LCP family protein codes for the protein MAGSNEGDLPDSRADDDIFDGAGTEDETPVRPRRTRRGLRIAVVSLVTVALLAVGAVAGYLAFLNWRVSSNITHAQLLPESPYPGEDSLVTPAPPEKPASAGDALNILVIGSDSRDIDSDRGRSDVMVLMHVSDERDRVDLIHFPRDLFVQIPGSERKNKLNASYAFGGPPLLVETLQPLIGVPVDHVVITDFESFKSLTDAVGGVDVNVTQASPGFDIGVRHMDGETGLRFVRERYALSQGDISRGERQQEFIKAVMLKVLTRDTFTNPSRLANVVDAATENLTVDEDLQVSTMRDLGWNLRNLRGDDIHFVTAPWSGIGSDSLAGSIVIPHEAQFEVLREHLQTDTMEDYRDEVSPQEGFGG
- a CDS encoding alpha/beta fold hydrolase, which gives rise to MVTAARTSRMSGPTGELEILTAGRGQPHTVLAHGLAGSIPTTRPYATAVPGARTFLHFRGHGNSASPDGPWEYAGLAAELWAVADHVGASQALGISMGAGALCAGLVSDPDRFDRLVLVLPAAIDRPRDDTAMRRLGALADLVDSRDQDAVAAHLLGSEPASVRAEPAVQQWARGQAARLVGTDVARALRTLPALAPLPDRAMLAHVTAPVLLLAQQGDPTHPESVARELAEVLPGAILQVLPPGGIMWEHRSRVRDLVGAFLTPASTTRQPTPGESA
- the mshD gene encoding mycothiol synthase, with product MQPKATDTHLEPAQSADVLAMAVRAATHDGVRPLSEQTVLDVRRLPDSPPGDSPTHHLVVEDNPDSPRPGAIAYAHVELSDPPAAEIVVDPDHRHQGLGRILAERVLASWPDVRFWAHGDLPAAKNLFGSLGLEPVRTLWQMTRPLRGEWSELPEVSLPDGFTVRSFELGRDEQRWLRVNARAFAQHPEQGRMSLADVHERTQEPWFDPHGFLLVEHGEDLAAFHWTKVEPAEPGHSVPTSGEVYVVGVDPAYQGRGLGTVTTLIGLHHLRNRGLASATLYVEGDNDPALATYHRLGFERSAVDVMYAAAPDPA
- the ygfZ gene encoding CAF17-like 4Fe-4S cluster assembly/insertion protein YgfZ; translation: MTSSPTSAADKPEDLTPQGPPPAPPSPLLQRSGAVASSGLDAGVAAHYGDPHREQRLLAEGLAVVDLSHRAVLTVTGPDRLSWLHSLTSQALTDLAPRTSTETLVLSPKGHIEHALHVVDDGETTWLITDAATAPAAQSWLDSMRFMLRVEVADRTADFAVVGESVARESVEGEPLAWVDHWPGPIGDTALYGPSEDHPGADRPWREVLIPRADLSAYVGERPLSGIWAAEALRVAAWRPRAGAETDHRTIAHELDWLRTAVHLHKGCYRGQETIARVHNLGRPPRRLVFLHLDGSGHTLPEPGDELAHGDKVVGRVTSVARHYEEGPIALGVIKRNTDAAAVLVSGPTSAAQTVIVER
- a CDS encoding DUF2516 family protein, which gives rise to MPTFLDVQQWVGLALGALALGIQVWALVDALLTRADAFVATGKRTKGFWVAVAGVASAIGLVHLRQPFGLFNLIAIVAAAVYLTDVRPAVAQIRGRGRGGTTRGPW
- a CDS encoding FABP family protein, with product MAFELDPNMPSELAPLAWLIGRWEGAGVVGYPTIESRNFGQELVVSHDGRPFLRWESQTWILDDDGNKVRPGATELGFWRPLPDGEVELLLTHPTGIVEMYFGNSSPAKIEVRTDSVVRSPHAKEYSAAHRLYGLVNSNLMWVMDMAAMGQPLTSHLSAELKRVG
- the dtd gene encoding D-aminoacyl-tRNA deacylase, with the translated sequence MRAVLQRVTRASVTVEGRVVGAIDRPGLLALVAATHDDGPEDVERMARKIAELRILPDEASVSDLGAPVLLVSQFTLYGDTRKGRRPGWSHAAPGPVAEPLVAAVAEDLRSRGIDVATGVFGAQMQVELVNDGPFTILVDT
- a CDS encoding helix-turn-helix domain-containing protein, whose product is MSRLPVPDLGAYLREQREAAQMSVRQVAKAAGISNPYLSQIERGLRRPSAEILQQLAKGLRISAEQLYVRAGILDDRAAGPPVQQPYDVTVAILADERLNDRQRRALLDVYRSFVGDGADESDESDGADTSEQPAAPAQA